The Faecalibacterium prausnitzii genome includes a window with the following:
- the tatC gene encoding twin-arginine translocase subunit TatC — translation MATNVKRKKKAEVMSEDGSMTLTGHLKELRNRLIICAVVFVVGVIGFLAVSDKLIDLLTAMARNANYTFVFLAPQEKLMQYFRVSLIAAVVITVPVALYQIYAFAKPGLKRSESFFFKLVLLLGLMLFCIGILFAYKVTLPFMLNFLVTLEGTDYITASISIESYINLCLTMFIIFGCVFEMPLVTIILAKMGIANPEIMKKGRGVAIVLIFLVAAIITPPDIVSQCFVAVPMCLLYFVSIFLSGIFYKPRTDDDEDDEEEDEPDEE, via the coding sequence GTGGCTACAAACGTTAAGCGCAAAAAGAAAGCCGAAGTCATGTCGGAGGACGGCAGCATGACGCTGACCGGCCACCTGAAAGAGCTGCGGAACCGGCTGATCATCTGCGCAGTCGTGTTTGTGGTGGGTGTGATCGGTTTTCTGGCAGTTTCGGACAAACTGATCGATCTGCTGACGGCCATGGCCCGGAATGCGAACTACACCTTCGTCTTCCTGGCCCCGCAGGAGAAGCTGATGCAGTACTTCCGCGTCTCGCTGATCGCGGCGGTGGTCATCACCGTGCCGGTGGCGCTGTATCAGATCTACGCCTTTGCAAAGCCGGGCCTGAAGCGGAGCGAGAGCTTCTTCTTCAAGCTGGTGCTGCTGCTCGGCCTGATGCTGTTCTGCATCGGCATCCTGTTCGCCTATAAGGTCACCCTGCCCTTTATGCTGAACTTCCTGGTCACGCTGGAAGGCACCGATTACATCACGGCGTCCATCAGCATCGAGAGCTACATCAACCTCTGCCTGACGATGTTCATCATCTTCGGCTGCGTCTTTGAGATGCCGCTGGTCACCATCATTCTGGCCAAGATGGGCATCGCAAACCCGGAGATCATGAAGAAGGGCCGCGGCGTTGCCATCGTGCTCATCTTCCTGGTCGCAGCCATCATCACCCCGCCGGACATCGTGTCCCAGTGCTTCGTGGCAGTGCCCATGTGCCTGCTGTACTTCGTCAGCATCTTCCTGAGCGGCATCTTCTACAAGCCCAGAACGGACGATGATGAGGACGACGAGGAAGAGGACGAACCCGACGAGGAATAA